A stretch of DNA from Brevibacterium sp. CBA3109:
ATCTGACCCCCGCAGGCGAGACCGACTGCGAAGGCCTCCGCATCGCTCGTCCCGTAGTGCGCTGAAGCCGCACGACCGGTTGTGAGTACATCGAGGGCGAGTTCGTGCACGGCTGATTCGACGCATCCACCCGAGAGACTGCCGATGACCTCGCCGTCGGCGGAGACAGCCATCATCGCGCCTGCCGGCCGCGGTGCCGATGACCAAGTCTTGGTGACCACTGCGAGAGCGAAGTCCTGTTCAGCCGAGATCCAGCCCAAGATCGATTCGGCTTCGTTCATGCCCGGACCTCCTGTCCGGATACGACGGTGGACACCGCGGCTGCACGCGTGGAAGTGGTGGCCGTGCCATGAGCCGTGGTTCGTAAGGCGATCGTCCTTGCTACCGTTTGCCACTGGGCGACGGTCGTCGCCGGAAGCACCGTCTCGGTATGTCCGGCGGCAACTGACAGTCCCCGCGTGCGCGGCTGAAACCCCGGCCGACCGGCGCGCGGATTCACCCACAGGAAACGGTGGCTGAGTCTGGCCAGGCGCGCACACGCGCGCTCCAGCTCCGCACAATCCCCGTGCTCCCAACCGTCGCTGATGACAACGAGAACGCTGCCGCGGACCAGGTCCTTTGTACGCCCGGTGAGCAGCTCCACCAAAGAGTCGCCGAGGCGGGTCCCGCCTCCTGCGTCGAGGACCTCTCCCAGCCCGCCGGTCGCCCCGCCTCTTCCGGGTCGTGTTCCCGAGGTGGTGATCGCACCATCGACTCTGGTCAACCGGGTACCGGCGGTGAAGCAGCGGGCTCCCAACGTCTCGGCGCCGCGGCCGAGGAAACGCAACACGGACTCTCGCCACGGAGTCATCGACGCGGACACGTCGGCGACAAGCGTGACAGGGCGCCGACGGTAGAGGTTCCGTCTCCGTGGGATTGACGAGATCTCCTCGGAGCGGATGAGCTGGCGCAGGACTCGACGGGTGTCGACCACGCCTGTGTGCCCGGTCCGACTTCTATACGCGGCACCCCGGGGAGGCCGGAAGACGAGACCGTCGATGAGAGCCGTCGCCTCAGCACTGCCCTCGAGCCCCAGGTCGAGGTGGAGCAGGTGTTCGGAGCGGCTGGCCTCGGTGATCTCGGACGCCTCGGCTCCTCCGGCGCTCTCGGTACTGACTTCGGGGCGCGGGATGACAACCTCGATGCCGGGATCCTCTGATCTGCGGGTCTGGGAGAGTCCGAAGGTCGAGTCGAAGATAGCATCATGGATTCGCAGATGACCGTGCTGGGTACAGGTGAGTGCCTGGGAAGCGGCTCGTATCTGCACCGGATCGAGGGGGTCGAGCTCGGCCGCGGCCCTGATGAGCGAACGCACTGCTTCGGGATCTGCGGGCAGGCCCGCAGCCCGCAATCGGGCGCCCAAGCGGACGAGCATCTCCGTCAGGCTCGCCACTGCCCACCGTCCCCAGTTATGTTCAGGTCTGAACCAGCCACATTCAGGATCGACCGGGCGGGTGCAAGATCGTCTGCGTCCTTGAGGACGGCGGAAAGGGTGGCCGCGATCGATGGTTCATCGAACTCGTCGAGGCCGAGGACGCACAGAGCGCGCAACCAATCGATGGCTTCGGCCGTGCCGGGAGGTTTGAGCAGATCTGCCCCGCGCAGACGATTGGCGGCATCCACGACGGCTTCTCGTATGGACTCCTCCGCGTCCGGGACGTGCAGGGCCAGGATTCGCGACTCTGCCTCGGCGTCGGGCTGGTCGAACCATTGGTAGAGGCAGCGCCGGCGCAGCGCATCGTGGAGATCGCGGGTGCGGTTCGAGGTGAGGATGACCAGGGGCGGAGTCTCGGTCGAGATCGTGCCGAGTTCGGGTACAGTGACCGACCAGTCGGCGAGGGCTTCGAGCAGCAGGGCGTCGAATTCATCACCTGCACGGTCGACCTCATCGATGAGCAGCACGGGTCTCGGATCCGTAGGACCCAGGTCCTGGGAGTCCTCGATGGCGCGCAGGATCGGGCGGGCGAGGAGGAACGTCCGGTCGTGGAGTTCGTCGTCGAGGCGGAGCGAGTCAATGCGCTCACCTGCTGAAGCCGAGGCCGCCTCGATGGTTCTCACGTGAAGAATCTGCTTCGCGAAGTCCCAGTCATAGAGGGCCTGGCTGGCCTCGAGGCCGTCGTGGCACTGCAGGCGGATAAGAGGCCCGCCTGAGGCGCGGGCAAGTGCCCGGGCAAGGCTCGTCTTTCCCACACCTGGGGCGCCCTCGCTCAGCAGCGGTTTGCCGAGACGGTGGGCGAGCACGCAGGTAGTCGCCAGTTCGGGCGTGACGATGTATCCCACCCGCGCCAGCGCTTGTGCCAGAGAACGGGGATTCTCGAATATCGTCATGGCGCCATCGCCTCCTCCCGAGTTGAGTCTACTGATCGATCGAGGTCACCACGGTACCCACCTTCCCGGACGAAGATTGTTCACCGCGGTGCCGGTCGCCCCCGTCGCCGCCGAGGGCAACGGAGGCGACGACGAGGACTCTCACAACCAGTCGACTTCCGCAGCCGAAGATCCGTCAAAGGAAAGCTGTGCATAACCGGGTCCGCGGTCGAAGAAGGGCTCGTTCGCATCGCGCTGCGCACGCATCTGCGTCCGCATCGCTTCCGTCGCCGCTGCGTCAATCTGTGCACCGACCACACCAGCTGCGGGAGCGCCGACGCTGGCATTCCGATCGGCGGTGACGACGACTCCGTAGGACTCACGGGCGCCGTCGATGCTCACCTTCCCCCAACTCACATCGCGCAGAACTTCGTCGGTTGGGCGTTCGAGGGGGTCTCCCCAACCTCCGCCGCCGGTGGTGCGGATGCGCACCACCTCTCCGGCACGGATATCCACCGCGTCGGCGAGCGCATCGATCTCGCGTTCGTTCGCACCGCCGGGTTCGATGGTCACCTGGAAAGATTTTCCGGCCTTTCCGCCCTTGACACCCCAGCAGGCGAGGATGGAGCGGTCGGCGATCGACATGAAGTGCCCGTCCTTGAGCATTCGAATGTGCTTCTCGTAACCGAGGCCGCCGCGGAACCGTCCCGCGCCACCCGAGTCGACGGCCAGGCCGAGGCGCTCAACCCTGAACGGGAAGCGGGATTCTGTGAACTCGGTCGGCAGATTGCGGGAATCCGGGACAACGTGGATCGTGTCTTCGCCATCGGAGTAGTAACGGCCGCCGGAGCCTCCGCCGAGGACCTCACGCATGAGGTAGTCCTTGCCGTCGCGGTCCTTCCCGTAGACGCCTGTGTAGCGGATCGTCTCCTGATCGGCGGGCATGCGTCCGTCCACCGACTTCGCGACCACACCGGCGAGGACACCGAGGAGGCGCAGGATGACGAAGGTTCGAGCATTCGTCGGACCAGGGAATTCGGGGGTGAGCAGCGTGCCCTTCTCCGGGAATCGCATCTCGATGAGCGGAACGATACCCTCGTTGACGTCGAGCTCAGCCATCCGACCCGGAGTGTCGGCAAGGTTGCGCAGGATGGGGGCCAACCACTTCTTGAGGAAGTTTCCGCCTACATAGTCACCGCAGTGGTTGATCGGGCCAGCAGCTTGCGCGGCGGTTCCCGTGAAGTCGATGATGAGCCTCGGGCCGTCGTCGGGCCCCCCGGTCTCCGTCTTCGTCAGCGTGATGCGCTGAGTGTGAAGCATTGGGTCGGAGACTCCGTCGTGCTCCGCGTAGTCCTCCCAGACGTACTGGCCCTCGGGAATTTTCGACAGGATCTCGCGCCGATAGATCTCGGTGGAGTTCTGCAGGATCGTGTCGAAAGCGGTCTCGACGGTTTCGACTCCGTAGCGGGTGAAGAGTTCAGACAGCCGACGCGCGCCCATGAGGCACGCCGAGCATTCGGCGTCGAGGTCGGCTGAGAGAGAGTCGGGCATCCGCGAGTTGCGGGACATGATCCGCAGCGCTGACTTGTTCGGCTTGCCTTCGGACCAGAGTTTGATCGGAGGGATCATGAGCCCCTCTTCGAATACACTCGTCGCACCGGAGGGCATCGATCCCGGGCAGGCACCGCCGATGTCGTCGTGGTGGCCGAATGCCTGCACGAAGCACACGACTCGGCCTTCGGCGAAAACGGGCACGGTCACACACATGTCCGGAAGGTGGCCGATTCCTCCTTCGGATTCGTAGACGTCGTTGTGGAAGAAGACATCACCTTCGCGCATCTCCTCAATGGGGAAGTCGCGGACGATGGGGTGGACCAGCGCGGAGTACGAACGTCCAGTGAGCTTGCGCAGCTGACGATCGTGGATTCCCGCACGGAAGTCGTGGGCGTCGCGAATCATCGGCGAACGAGAGGTTCTCGAGATCGCGGTCTCAACCTCCATCTCCACACTGGCGAGGGTGCCTTCGACTATTTCCACGATGATCGGATCCACGCTCGATCCGGCCACGGTAAGGCGGTTGCCGTGCTCATAAGCAGTGGGGAGGCCCGCTGGGTTGATCGGCGAGGCGGCGATGTAGTCCTTGAGTTCCTGACCGATCAGGGGTTGGGTGCGAAGCATCGATCCCGAATCGACGACTGGTGCTCCTGCACTCGTTTCAGCTGTGGTGGTCATTTGCTGTCCTCCTGACCAGTGGTGCGGGTGATGATGATGTTTGCGGCACCGTCGATGCGAGCGGTGAACCCGGGATGGAGCGGCGCGGTGGAGCCGAACTCCTCAATGATCGCCGGACCGGCGATCTCGTCACCGTTGAGCAGGCTCTCTCTCCAGAAGACCGGGGTGTCGACGAAGCCGTCGGCGGCATCGAAGCACACGGGGCGGTTGCTGGTTTTGGCTCTCTCGTCGAGGGGAGGCGCGCCCGCTGCGGATTCGATATGACGGGTCTCCGGACGGGTGATCGGTCCGATTCCAGACACGCGGAGGTTGACCCATTCGACGAACTGGTCGTCCTTATCGGCGAAGTCGTAGCCGTAGAGCTGACGATGCTCGGCGTGGAACGCCCTCGTCACTTCGTCGGCCCAGTCTCTCGTGATCGGACCCGAGGGAGCGGGAACGCGGACTTCGAAGGCCTGGCCGAAGTAGCGCAGGTCCACCGAGCGGTCGAACTGGTGGGCGGACGCAGGGAAGCCTTCGCCGTCCAGTGCTGTTGCGGCGCGATCGGTCAATCCTGCGAAGAGGTCGGCAACCTCGGCGATGTCGAGGCGATCGTCACGGCTGACATTCGTCTGGACATAGTCATTCTTCACATCGACAGTGAGGAGGCCGAAGGCAGAGACGTTGCCAGGGTTGTCAGGCACGACAACACCAGCGAGGTCGAGGACGTCGACGAGGGTGCAGGCGAGCAGCGAGCCCGACCCGCCAAAGGTCGTGAGCATGAAATCTCGGACGTCGAGTCCGCGCTGGACGGAGATCTGGCGCAGGGCGTTTGCCTGGTTCCAAGCGGAGATCTCAAGGATCCCGGTCGCCGCCTTTTCTGCAGAGAGTCCGAGGCGCTTCGCGATCTCGTCGATGCCGGACTTCGCCGCATCGACGTCGAGTGGTATCTCCCCGCCGAGGAGGTGGGGAGGGATTCGTCCCAGAAACACGTGAGCGTCGGTGATCGTCGGTTCGGTGCCGCCATTGCCGTAGCAAATGGGCCCCGGGTCTGCGCCCGCGGACTGGGGTCCCACCTTGAGCTGACCTTCAGGGGTCGTCCACGCGATTGAGCCGCCGCCGGCACCGACGGTGACAACGTCGATCATCGGGATCTTCGAGGGATACACCCCGACGGTACCTTCGGTGGTCAGTGCCGGTTCGCCGTCGATGACCACGGTGACATCCGTCGAGGTGCCTCCACCATCACAGGTGAGGACCTTGTCGAATCCGGCTTCCTGCGCGATGAGTCCGGCTCCCAAGGCACCGGCGGCGGGGCCGGAGAGCACGGTGGTGATCGGTTGGTGGACAACCTCTTCAGCGGAGAGGACTCCGCCGTTGGACTTCATGATGTAGAACGGCAGCGCGGAGCCCTCTGCGACTCCGGTATAGGTATCCAGGCGCTCGTGGATGTTGCGCACATAGTTCGAGACCTTCGGCTTGACGGCGGCGTCGACGAGCGTGGTCATCGACCGTTCGTATTCACGATATTCCCGCAGCACCTCCGAGCTCAGAGACACCGTCGCCTCAGGGTGGATCTCGGTGAGGATCTCGCGCATCTTCTGCTCATGAGCGGGATTGGCATAGGAGTGAAGAAGGTTCACGCCGAGGGTCATGACGTCCTGGTCTTTGAACCACTGGGCAACCTCGCGCGCCTGCGTTTCGTCGAAGGGGCGAACTTCGCCGCCTTCGAAGTCGAGGCGGCCCGACACGGTCTTGACGAGATCGGCTGGGACGATGCGCTCAGGTTTGACCCAGAAATAGGAGTTTCCGTAACCGTCGGGCACGGCCTGACGGGCAATCTCGAGGACGAATTCGTATCCCTCGGTGGTGATGAAGCCGAGGCGATCGAGTTTGCCCTCGAGCAGCTGGTTCGTCGCGACGGTCGTGCCATGGCTGACGGCGCTGATGTGCTCTGCAGAGACTGAGTCCCCGAGCATGTCGAGGACCTTGTCGATGCCGTTGATGAAGCCGTCGGCAGGGTTGGACGGCGTCGAAGGCGTTTTCGTCGTCGTCAGTGTGCCGGTGGATTCGTCGAATGCGACGATGTCCGTAAATGTTCCGCCGGTATCGATGCCAATGCGGATCCGTGGAGCGTGGGGCGACATCTTTGTCCTTCCAGGTCGCGTGGGATTTGTCACCATCTTGCCCGGTGACCACGCTCGCTGAACCAGCAAGAGCTGACAAACACAGCGGAGTTTGTTGGCGAAAGTTAACAACACGAAGTATTGCTAGCCGCGACTACCTGGGAAATCCTCGTCGAAGTTGCCCGCGTGGATACCGGAGAGCTCATCGGCGAGCACCTCCTCGACGCTGCGCGCCGCCCGACCGAGGATCGCCGGGATCCCAACCGAACCGCAGGGCAGTCCATAGCGGTCGTAGTAGTCGAACATCGCGGTGAGCCACTCGCGTTCGCGGGCGTCGAGGCCGGCGTCAGCTCCTTTCCCTTCCTGCGCTGCCGCCCAGACGTCCGGGGTGGTCACCTTCAGCGCCACCTCGGCGCCGAGGGCCCGCTCCGCGGCC
This window harbors:
- a CDS encoding VWA domain-containing protein; amino-acid sequence: MASLTEMLVRLGARLRAAGLPADPEAVRSLIRAAAELDPLDPVQIRAASQALTCTQHGHLRIHDAIFDSTFGLSQTRRSEDPGIEVVIPRPEVSTESAGGAEASEITEASRSEHLLHLDLGLEGSAEATALIDGLVFRPPRGAAYRSRTGHTGVVDTRRVLRQLIRSEEISSIPRRRNLYRRRPVTLVADVSASMTPWRESVLRFLGRGAETLGARCFTAGTRLTRVDGAITTSGTRPGRGGATGGLGEVLDAGGGTRLGDSLVELLTGRTKDLVRGSVLVVISDGWEHGDCAELERACARLARLSHRFLWVNPRAGRPGFQPRTRGLSVAAGHTETVLPATTVAQWQTVARTIALRTTAHGTATTSTRAAAVSTVVSGQEVRA
- a CDS encoding MoxR family ATPase; this translates as MTIFENPRSLAQALARVGYIVTPELATTCVLAHRLGKPLLSEGAPGVGKTSLARALARASGGPLIRLQCHDGLEASQALYDWDFAKQILHVRTIEAASASAGERIDSLRLDDELHDRTFLLARPILRAIEDSQDLGPTDPRPVLLIDEVDRAGDEFDALLLEALADWSVTVPELGTISTETPPLVILTSNRTRDLHDALRRRCLYQWFDQPDAEAESRILALHVPDAEESIREAVVDAANRLRGADLLKPPGTAEAIDWLRALCVLGLDEFDEPSIAATLSAVLKDADDLAPARSILNVAGSDLNITGDGGQWRA
- a CDS encoding hydantoinase B/oxoprolinase family protein — encoded protein: MTTTAETSAGAPVVDSGSMLRTQPLIGQELKDYIAASPINPAGLPTAYEHGNRLTVAGSSVDPIIVEIVEGTLASVEMEVETAISRTSRSPMIRDAHDFRAGIHDRQLRKLTGRSYSALVHPIVRDFPIEEMREGDVFFHNDVYESEGGIGHLPDMCVTVPVFAEGRVVCFVQAFGHHDDIGGACPGSMPSGATSVFEEGLMIPPIKLWSEGKPNKSALRIMSRNSRMPDSLSADLDAECSACLMGARRLSELFTRYGVETVETAFDTILQNSTEIYRREILSKIPEGQYVWEDYAEHDGVSDPMLHTQRITLTKTETGGPDDGPRLIIDFTGTAAQAAGPINHCGDYVGGNFLKKWLAPILRNLADTPGRMAELDVNEGIVPLIEMRFPEKGTLLTPEFPGPTNARTFVILRLLGVLAGVVAKSVDGRMPADQETIRYTGVYGKDRDGKDYLMREVLGGGSGGRYYSDGEDTIHVVPDSRNLPTEFTESRFPFRVERLGLAVDSGGAGRFRGGLGYEKHIRMLKDGHFMSIADRSILACWGVKGGKAGKSFQVTIEPGGANEREIDALADAVDIRAGEVVRIRTTGGGGWGDPLERPTDEVLRDVSWGKVSIDGARESYGVVVTADRNASVGAPAAGVVGAQIDAAATEAMRTQMRAQRDANEPFFDRGPGYAQLSFDGSSAAEVDWL
- a CDS encoding hydantoinase/oxoprolinase family protein; protein product: MSPHAPRIRIGIDTGGTFTDIVAFDESTGTLTTTKTPSTPSNPADGFINGIDKVLDMLGDSVSAEHISAVSHGTTVATNQLLEGKLDRLGFITTEGYEFVLEIARQAVPDGYGNSYFWVKPERIVPADLVKTVSGRLDFEGGEVRPFDETQAREVAQWFKDQDVMTLGVNLLHSYANPAHEQKMREILTEIHPEATVSLSSEVLREYREYERSMTTLVDAAVKPKVSNYVRNIHERLDTYTGVAEGSALPFYIMKSNGGVLSAEEVVHQPITTVLSGPAAGALGAGLIAQEAGFDKVLTCDGGGTSTDVTVVIDGEPALTTEGTVGVYPSKIPMIDVVTVGAGGGSIAWTTPEGQLKVGPQSAGADPGPICYGNGGTEPTITDAHVFLGRIPPHLLGGEIPLDVDAAKSGIDEIAKRLGLSAEKAATGILEISAWNQANALRQISVQRGLDVRDFMLTTFGGSGSLLACTLVDVLDLAGVVVPDNPGNVSAFGLLTVDVKNDYVQTNVSRDDRLDIAEVADLFAGLTDRAATALDGEGFPASAHQFDRSVDLRYFGQAFEVRVPAPSGPITRDWADEVTRAFHAEHRQLYGYDFADKDDQFVEWVNLRVSGIGPITRPETRHIESAAGAPPLDERAKTSNRPVCFDAADGFVDTPVFWRESLLNGDEIAGPAIIEEFGSTAPLHPGFTARIDGAANIIITRTTGQEDSK